The DNA region TCTGAATCTCCACGGTGTCGTCAGAGGCCGACGCCGGTTCGACGGACCGCACCAACGGAAAGAAACTCACGGTGCTGCCGAGCGGACGCGTGATGGGATGGGCCGGGTACTGCATGACGGCCGGCATGTACTCGTTCATGCCGGGCAATCGCCCCACGGCGCTCTCGTCGATCACCACGTTCTCGCCGAGCCGCACCTTCCAGTTGGCCAAGAGCGCAGACAGGTCAGCGCTTTCCTCCGGGTAGTCGGGATTGATCAGGAACAGGGCGCGGCCGCCGCGGTCCAGGTATTCGCGGATGGCTTCCTGTTCGTTGCCCACCAGGTTGGTCCGGGGTCCCGCCACCACGAGGACGCTGCAGTCGGCCGGGACTTCCACTTCACTGAGCAGCGAGAAACTCCGGACGACGTAACTCTGGTTCTCGAGCAGCTGGAGCAACCTGTTGTAGCCGGCCTGGTCGGTCAGATTGACGTTGTGCTCGCCGTGGCCTTCCAGGAAGTAGATGGTCTTCTGGCCTTCCCGCGTGACCTTCACCAGCGCGTTGGTCACGTTTGCTTCGAGGTAGCGATTGATGTGCTCGGTCTTGCCCTCGCTTTCGAACACGATCGTTCCGTAGGCGGAGATGTTGTACTGGCGGGCGATGCTGGGTTCGAGATCGGGGTCTATGAACTCGTAGGTGACGTGGTCCGAGTGGTACTGAAACTGATTGAGCATGTCGTCGATCTGGTGCTGTTGCATGGCCTCGGGCCCGCCGGATCTGAAGAATCCCACGATGTGGACGTCCTGGTCCAGTTCTTCCAGCACGCTGATGGACAGGTCCGCGAGGCTGAACCGCTGGTTGGCCGTCGTGTCGTACCGCTGGGAGTACCGCGCGCCGATCAGGTTCAGGAAAGCCAGGATGCCGATCACCAGCAGGACCAGGACCGCGGTGTTGGCGCCGTACCTCGTGGTGCGCCGTCTCAGCAGGTTCCACACCGTCTCCCACTCGAGGACCATCCAGGCCGATCCGAGCGCCAGGCCGGCCAGCAGGACGATCAGGACCGTGCGCGGCGGCGTCGTATCCGAGGCGTAAAGGTAACCGCTGACCAGGATCAGGATGAGACCCAGGTATCCGGCGGTTGAAACGAGACTCCTCATGTACGGATATCTCCCTTTTTCAGACTGCAGGCAGCTTGCATGCGCGTGATCGGCGTCAACCCCGCCAGCGCGTCGATTCAACCGACCGGACCGTGATGAACAGGCCCAGGAAAATGAAACTCAGGAAAAAGAGGCAGTCCGTCGAGTCGATGATGCCCTTCTCGAAGGTATTGTAGTGTCTCAGCACGGACAGGTATCCGACCACCTCGCCCAGCATGCCGGTCATCGATTCCGCCGCTACATCCATCATCCAGAGTATGAGCGCGGCGCCGAAGCAGATCACGGCGGCCACGATCTGGTTCTCCGTCAGCGAAGAGGCGAAGAGCCCGATGGTGATCACGCCGCCCCCGAGGAGCACGAGACCGAGGTAGCCCGCCCATATGGGACCCCAGTCCGGATCGCCGTACACCTGGAGCACCAGCGGGTAGATGAGCGTCATCCCGATCATGGCCGTGTAAAGGGTGAAGGCCGCCAGGAACTTGCCCAGGATCACGTGCCAGTCGCGGACCGGCGAGGTCAGCAGCAACTCGATCGTGCCGGTCTTCTTCTCCTCGGAAAAGATCCGCATGGTGAGCATGGGCATGAGCGTCAGCACGGCCACGAAACTCATGGTATTGAACAGCGGGCGCATGATCATCTCGTTGATGTTGATGCGCTCCATCATTGTCGGGTACTGGGCGACCTGCATGAAATACTGGGTGTAACTCTGCAAGCTATAGAAAAACATGAAGCTTACGATGAAAATGAACACGGTCGACAGGGCGTAGAAGATGGGTGAAATGAAATAGGCCTTCAATTCACGTCCCCAGATGGCCAGCAATCCCTGCATCGTCAGTCGCCCTCCTCTTCCTGGGTCGTCAACTCGAGGAAGATCTCCTCCAGGCTCATGCCGGCGGTGGTGAGTTCCACGAGGTCCCAGTTGCTCCCGACCACCGACGATGCCACCTCGGAACGGAGATCCCGTCCCGGTACGACGTCGATGTCGTACTGCCAGAGGCCGTCGCCTATGGAAGACCGGGTCTTCACGTCCACGACGCCGTCCTTCTGCTTCAACAGGTCCATCACTTCGTTGACCGGTCCCCGGATCTGCGCCGAGATGGACTGCGATCCCCGCAGCCGGGCGTCCAGGTTGGCCGGCGTGTCCCCGGCCACGATCCGGCCCTGGTCGATGATGACCACGCGCTCGCAGGTCTTGCTTACCTCGGGCAGAATATGACTGCTCAGAATGATGGTATGGTCCCCGGCGAGGCCCTTGATCACCTCCCGGACCTCGTTGATCTGCTTGGGGTCGAGGCCGTTGGTCGGCTCGTCCAGGATCAGGACGTCGGGATCGTGGATCAGCGCCTGGGCCAGGCCCACCCGCTGGCGAAACCCCTTGGAACAGTGGCCGACGATCCGGTGCTCGACCTCTTCCAGGGCGGCCAGCTCGATCACGCGGTTGACGGCCTTCCGGCGATCGCGGGACGGGATGTCCTTGATTTTGGCGATGAACTCCAGGTAGGGGCGGACCCGCATGTCCAGGTAGAGAGGTACGTTTTCCGGCAGGTACCCCACCCTGCGGCGCACGTCGAGGGACTGGCTGAAGGTGTCGAACCCCGCCACCCGG from Gemmatimonadota bacterium includes:
- a CDS encoding Gldg family protein; translation: MRSLVSTAGYLGLILILVSGYLYASDTTPPRTVLIVLLAGLALGSAWMVLEWETVWNLLRRRTTRYGANTAVLVLLVIGILAFLNLIGARYSQRYDTTANQRFSLADLSISVLEELDQDVHIVGFFRSGGPEAMQQHQIDDMLNQFQYHSDHVTYEFIDPDLEPSIARQYNISAYGTIVFESEGKTEHINRYLEANVTNALVKVTREGQKTIYFLEGHGEHNVNLTDQAGYNRLLQLLENQSYVVRSFSLLSEVEVPADCSVLVVAGPRTNLVGNEQEAIREYLDRGGRALFLINPDYPEESADLSALLANWKVRLGENVVIDESAVGRLPGMNEYMPAVMQYPAHPITRPLGSTVSFFPLVRSVEPASASDDTVEIQTIAMTSARSWAETTLPGSQEEAVEYTPVLDPEMDEPGPVSIAVAITAIPRALPRRDMRTLTPQEMAMQPEVHELKTRIVVVGNSAFANNTYIRLPGNGDLALNILNWLAQEEDLLAIRPKSSDTRLVQISLSQMRDIFIVTGILSPIGILIAGVVVWWRRK
- a CDS encoding ABC transporter permease subunit, whose translation is MQGLLAIWGRELKAYFISPIFYALSTVFIFIVSFMFFYSLQSYTQYFMQVAQYPTMMERININEMIMRPLFNTMSFVAVLTLMPMLTMRIFSEEKKTGTIELLLTSPVRDWHVILGKFLAAFTLYTAMIGMTLIYPLVLQVYGDPDWGPIWAGYLGLVLLGGGVITIGLFASSLTENQIVAAVICFGAALILWMMDVAAESMTGMLGEVVGYLSVLRHYNTFEKGIIDSTDCLFFLSFIFLGLFITVRSVESTRWRG
- a CDS encoding ATP-binding cassette domain-containing protein; amino-acid sequence: MIEVKDLTKKYGNFTAVRDVSFEVEKGEILGFLGPNAAGKTTTMRVLTCFMPATAGTARVAGFDTFSQSLDVRRRVGYLPENVPLYLDMRVRPYLEFIAKIKDIPSRDRRKAVNRVIELAALEEVEHRIVGHCSKGFRQRVGLAQALIHDPDVLILDEPTNGLDPKQINEVREVIKGLAGDHTIILSSHILPEVSKTCERVVIIDQGRIVAGDTPANLDARLRGSQSISAQIRGPVNEVMDLLKQKDGVVDVKTRSSIGDGLWQYDIDVVPGRDLRSEVASSVVGSNWDLVELTTAGMSLEEIFLELTTQEEEGD